A portion of the Synechococcales cyanobacterium T60_A2020_003 genome contains these proteins:
- a CDS encoding archease — protein sequence MRSPESFAVAKLHFHDSENLGFNQIDIQTLTPTDLTVRLRGSPVCHWKKDIKAATYHNLAIIQTDAGIEATIVLDV from the coding sequence ATGCGATCGCCGGAATCATTCGCCGTTGCAAAACTGCATTTTCACGACAGCGAGAACCTAGGATTTAATCAAATCGACATTCAAACGCTAACCCCTACCGATCTCACCGTCAGACTAAGGGGTTCACCCGTCTGTCATTGGAAGAAAGATATCAAAGCCGCAACTTATCACAACTTAGCAATTATTCAGACAGACGCAGGTATTGAGGCGACAATTGTATTAGACGTTTAG
- a CDS encoding DUF1232 domain-containing protein: MKNLAQSFYNWYKMSIRNSKYRWVIIAGTLVYLFSPLDISPDFIPVIGWIDDSVVVTLLVAEVSQLMSEFLAGRSRKTSDVAVNENPVIEVTVE, encoded by the coding sequence ATGAAGAACCTGGCACAATCGTTCTACAACTGGTACAAAATGTCCATTCGCAACAGCAAGTATCGCTGGGTCATCATTGCCGGAACGTTAGTATATCTCTTCAGCCCCCTAGATATTTCGCCAGACTTCATCCCAGTGATTGGTTGGATTGACGATAGTGTTGTGGTCACGCTCCTAGTCGCAGAAGTTTCCCAACTGATGAGCGAGTTCCTAGCAGGCCGCAGCCGGAAGACATCTGATGTCGCTGTCAATGAAAATCCTGTGATTGAAGTTACGGTTGAGTAG